The Magnolia sinica isolate HGM2019 chromosome 10, MsV1, whole genome shotgun sequence genome includes a window with the following:
- the LOC131217247 gene encoding protein OXIDATIVE STRESS 3 LIKE 4-like — MSLVYGTREVSVGPTVGYQGDAPPQAYVSKSQVGELLQTGEGKRGGVEAAAERRNGFRLDGGDSTPSGESSSIGCDSSVEDEKRRGGSDGEEDEVQSKFNGGLGSMGLLEESLPIKRGLSNFFRGKSKSFASLSNITSVEDMAKPENPFNKRRRTLLACKTAWSKRAFYSPLNTSLPALTPPDRTLEGSESESEEEEEKEESPIPPLPIKGRKFKSFRSPRSFSLTDLRDA, encoded by the exons ATGTCTCTCGTGTACGGTACTCGGGAggtctcggtgggccccacggtcgggTACCAGGGTGATGCTCCTCCGCAGGCGTACGTTAGCAAGAGCCAGGTGGGCGAGCTTCTGCAGACAGGGGAGGGGAAGAGGGGTGGCGTGGAAGCAGCGGCGGAAAGGAGGAACGGGTTccgtttggacggtggggattcaacGCCCTCGGGGGAGAGTTCATCGATTGGCTGTGATTCCTCGGTAGAGGACGAGAAACGACGCGGCGGCAGTGACGGAGAGGAGGATGAGGTGCAGAGCAAATTCAATGGAGGGTTGGGTTCCATGGGATTACTTGAAGAATCTCTCCCCATCAA GCGTGGGCTATCGAATTTCTTCCGCGGGAAATCGAAGTCATTCGCAAGCTTGTCGAACATCACATCGGTGGAAGATATGGCGAAGCCAGAAAATCCCTTCAACAAGCGAAGGAGGACTCTTCTAGCATGTAAGACCGCATGGTCTAAAAGAGCCTTCTACAGTCCTCTCAATACATCACTACCTGCCTTGACCCCTCCAGATAGGACTCTGGAAGGGTCAGAGTCCGAGtctgaggaggaagaagagaaggaagaatcCCCAATTCCTCCTTTGCCCATCAAAGGTAGGAAATTCAAGAGTTTTAGATCTCCAAGGTCTTTCTCTCTTACTGATCTAAGGGATGCTTGA